From Butyrivibrio proteoclasticus B316, the proteins below share one genomic window:
- a CDS encoding DNA polymerase III subunit alpha, producing the protein MMVKETKDIVLSEEYIFGEGHKKYNVTTQRTVDEGKTTVKVMRALLYNGPATGITIHNSNAYLSKLCEDGLLSGLVPDGKTAFGFLEELCHKGFSEKYPNVTEDVHARLAHELEVINKKGMVGGFLIIYDLIEFARSNNLMISPGCGALPGSLVAYCLGITGVDPIKENLLFERYLNMGRETPSYCIRIDVEKGAKPLIFGYLTEMYGSGMPKLLKMADISIKEWVELSIIKDTLEIISRSKRERIDIVRIDKTDPAVFELLLSGETNGILFFDKDDPHSYSTWWHLDDNGKWHEYHEPLVAGNAALYEVIRPKNMDELMAAITLDRPLSEEHIEKYLRNIKNSQYITYECPELETILSTTYGCVIYQEQIMRILQDLGGFSPEKSDLCRRDLSKRKQFTIGEMREEFVYGATSSKIVGMDVANAIFDMLWDKARYSFNKSHVAAFSLMIYEMAWLKLYYRSEFMEAAEKYRGIKSDILP; encoded by the coding sequence ATGATGGTTAAAGAGACGAAAGACATAGTTCTATCTGAAGAGTATATATTCGGAGAAGGCCATAAAAAATACAATGTGACTACTCAAAGAACGGTTGATGAGGGGAAAACAACTGTAAAAGTGATGAGGGCTTTATTATATAATGGTCCTGCAACTGGAATAACGATACATAACTCAAATGCATACCTTTCAAAACTGTGTGAGGATGGATTATTGAGTGGATTAGTGCCAGATGGTAAAACTGCTTTTGGCTTTTTGGAAGAACTGTGTCACAAAGGCTTTTCTGAGAAATATCCTAATGTAACAGAGGATGTTCATGCACGCTTGGCGCATGAGCTTGAAGTCATAAATAAAAAGGGAATGGTAGGCGGATTTCTAATTATTTATGATTTAATCGAATTTGCGAGATCGAATAATCTAATGATATCTCCAGGGTGCGGAGCCCTTCCGGGGAGTCTGGTGGCATACTGCCTTGGAATAACAGGAGTTGATCCGATAAAAGAAAATCTTCTCTTTGAACGCTACCTAAACATGGGTAGAGAGACTCCCTCTTACTGTATTAGGATTGATGTTGAGAAAGGGGCCAAACCTTTGATATTTGGGTATCTTACTGAAATGTATGGAAGCGGAATGCCTAAGCTTTTGAAAATGGCAGATATTAGCATTAAAGAATGGGTGGAGCTTTCAATAATCAAAGACACTCTCGAGATTATATCTAGAAGCAAAAGAGAGAGAATAGATATAGTGAGAATTGATAAAACCGATCCGGCTGTTTTTGAGCTTCTATTATCAGGTGAGACTAATGGTATTCTCTTCTTTGACAAGGATGATCCTCATTCATATTCAACTTGGTGGCATCTTGATGATAACGGTAAATGGCATGAATATCATGAACCATTGGTTGCTGGGAACGCTGCTTTATATGAAGTGATAAGACCTAAAAACATGGATGAGCTCATGGCAGCAATAACGTTGGACAGGCCTTTGTCAGAAGAACATATAGAAAAGTATCTGCGTAACATCAAGAATTCACAGTATATTACATATGAATGCCCAGAGCTTGAAACGATTTTGTCCACAACATATGGCTGTGTAATCTATCAAGAACAAATTATGAGGATATTGCAGGATTTAGGGGGTTTTTCTCCTGAAAAAAGCGATTTATGCCGTAGAGATTTATCGAAAAGAAAGCAATTTACTATAGGAGAAATGAGAGAGGAATTTGTTTATGGAGCTACGTCGTCAAAGATTGTGGGGATGGACGTGGCGAATGCTATATTTGATATGCTATGGGATAAAGCGAGATATAGCTTTAACAAGTCTCATGTTGCTGCTTTTTCATTGATGATATATGAAATGGCCTGGTTAAAATTATATTATCGATCAGAGTTTATGGAGGCGGCGGAGAAGTACAGAGGAATCAAATCCGATATATTGCCATAA
- the dnaX gene encoding DNA polymerase III subunit gamma/tau — MGYLALYRKFRPQSFDEVQGQDYIVTALRNQVKHDMVSHAYLFHGTRGTGKTTLARIFARAINCENTINGNPCGECDFCKSYASGSDANIIEIDAASNSKVVDVRRIIAEVSYPPMKGKWKVYIIDEVHMLYGKRGEAFDILLKTLEEPPPYAVFILATTEMNKVPATILSRCQQYAFRRISIDIIEQHLRMVTEAERIPAEETALQYIAKVADGSMRDALSILEHVIFVANGKELSYDIALESLRIDDTKTLRRMFFALYEKDLHSAIVVLSEKVAQGVDLYQLTNEIIWYLRNLMLLQKSDQIDNLIEASSENLQIMKDDARKVDSDTIMLFLQLFSELSSDIRYTEQKRVMIEALFVKLCKRSRADNEYGKRLSILEEHSRYIENMLHITNNGTYTMT, encoded by the coding sequence ATGGGATACTTAGCATTATATAGAAAGTTTAGGCCACAATCGTTTGATGAGGTCCAGGGGCAGGATTATATTGTCACGGCACTTCGAAACCAGGTAAAACATGACATGGTTTCGCATGCCTACCTGTTTCATGGTACAAGAGGAACAGGGAAGACGACTTTAGCAAGGATCTTTGCTAGAGCAATCAACTGTGAGAACACTATAAACGGAAACCCGTGCGGAGAATGCGATTTTTGCAAGTCCTATGCTTCCGGCAGCGATGCAAACATAATAGAGATTGATGCTGCATCCAATAGCAAGGTGGTTGATGTGCGGCGCATAATAGCAGAAGTGTCCTATCCGCCCATGAAAGGTAAATGGAAAGTATACATAATAGATGAGGTCCATATGCTTTATGGAAAAAGAGGGGAGGCCTTTGATATACTTCTAAAAACTCTGGAGGAGCCTCCGCCCTATGCAGTTTTTATCCTGGCAACGACAGAAATGAATAAGGTTCCAGCTACAATACTTTCAAGATGCCAGCAATATGCGTTTAGAAGAATTTCAATCGATATCATCGAGCAGCATCTTAGGATGGTTACTGAGGCAGAAAGAATTCCTGCGGAGGAGACAGCTTTGCAATACATAGCCAAGGTGGCAGATGGTTCTATGAGAGACGCGCTGAGCATATTAGAACATGTTATTTTTGTAGCCAATGGAAAAGAGCTATCGTACGATATTGCCTTGGAGTCGCTAAGAATAGACGATACCAAGACACTGAGAAGGATGTTCTTTGCTTTGTATGAAAAAGACTTACATTCCGCAATAGTTGTTCTTTCAGAGAAAGTTGCTCAAGGGGTAGATCTTTATCAGCTTACAAATGAAATTATCTGGTACCTGCGAAATCTTATGCTGTTACAAAAGTCAGACCAGATAGATAACCTTATAGAAGCCTCATCCGAGAATCTTCAAATTATGAAGGACGATGCCAGAAAGGTAGATTCAGATACCATTATGTTGTTTTTGCAACTATTCTCTGAACTGTCCTCAGATATTCGGTACACAGAGCAGAAAAGGGTTATGATTGAAGCCTTGTTTGTTAAACTTTGTAAACGATCTCGTGCAGATAACGAGTATGGTAAACGGTTAAGCATACTTGAAGAACATTCAAGGTATATAGAAAATATGCTCCATATCACCAATAATGGGACATATACAATGACTTAA